caattttcctaatttccacttttcccaatttccactttccccaatttccactttccccaattcctaatttccccaattcccaattttcccaatttccactttccccaattcctaatttttccaattctaaTTCCCCCAAtacccaattttcccaatttccactttccccaattcctaatttccccaatttccactttccccaattcctaattctcccaattctaattcccccaattctcaaatccctcaactcccaaataaccaaattcgaagctgtcgctctcacgtctgcgcatgcgtaatccccTAATTcgttgtttttccttaataattcaaaaacgaagctctaaaccccatttttgcaaagtgaaatctgattcagaatcacgtcttaccccccatttcagggacacttgttatgaaacaccctgtacattgatgaataactaacaaataacatataaataattttatacagtgAATTACGTACACTGGAATTTCCTTAGTAAAGTATTAAAGACCAGCACAAAGGAAATGAGAGGTTGGTATTATGGTTTAAGGAACGAAGAAGTAACTGTTAAACAGAGGTAACGAAAAATATGATAACATATTTGCACGACAAATAATAAAGACAATAAGgtgacaatttttatacaggaaaGACCTATGCATCCGCGAGATAAAAGCGCGTTACAGTTTAGGATACGAATATGTAAAGAAGTATTTCTCGGAGAAAATCAAGCAAACGGTAAAGATTAGCatgaatattacaaaaattaaataaaaaaacactCTGAcgagaatttatataaaaaatgtcattctttgattgttattctatggaATTGACGAAGGCTTTAGATATGATCGACAATATCGAAAAGGAAGTCGAGTATCAAATTAAAGAATCAACTTGGATGGATGCTAAAACTAAACATGCCATCATAGATAAATTGGTGTACCTGAAGAAATTGGTTGGATAcccaaattcatataaaaatagtacTATTATGAATCAACACTTAAAAGGTGTAAGTCTACTTTTTACCTTCAGTGTTTTGTCTTTTGATATTTCAGAGTATAATTGCTCTCGGTTTACCTTTCATTAGAGGCTCTGGTTTCAAATActtctcatttttaatttacgttcaggtaatttattaatattttcagctTAGCGTTAGCCGATCACATTACGAGAACGCTTTGAGTATTACGAGATACTTCAAATGGGAAAGATTAAAAATGATGCTCACGAAAGAAATTCCTCCGCAAGAGTGAGTATTTACGTTTTTAGATCCAGAAGAATTgcgtttgcaaatatttaaaaaatagttaTTGTTTCTTCGATTAAATTATTGACGATGTcaagaaaaaattttttataggaTACCATTGGATCCTTTGAGAGTAAATGCCTTTTTCATAACTATTTTTAACGTTATAGGTAAGTTATTAAAATACTATTGCAAAAGATCTGTTAAACGCGTAAATGTATTTACAATTAATTGGAGTTTTCAAACTTTAGTAAAAATTCATAACAATTACATGTTCCAAGTATATCTATAATCGACACCATGTTATGAAATAAAACTTgtttctaaataaatattactgTAAATGAAAACATAAAATGATATTTGAAATTCGATTCAAATACACGTCTAATCTTTTGTATCAACtttgtataattgcaataatGCTGTGGGTTCGTTTGTTCATTTTAGAAGTGACTGCAGCAGACTTTCAGACACCGTTCTTCGATTTTGAGCAACCATGGTATGCACAtagcaattaatatttttaaatcgttaATATTCCACTGATCTAATACCATAATTTTCTattgtctcaaatttccaaattcggaactccacaaattcctaaatttttatagaatcttgtaggattttggggattttttgtatttttggaattttgtaagaTTTTTATAGTTTGGTAGATTTTCTCAAAAGTCCAAACACCCAAATCACGAGtccacaatttcctaaatttccaaattaaaataacacaaattaAGAATccaaaaattgtgtaaaaaaaatgttttaaataatatcCATCTTTGTACAGGTACAGCAATTTCGGTGCTATTGGACACATAATGGCTCACGAAGTGAATCACGGTTTCGATATCAGAGGTAAATTTGTAGCATGGTAAATTTTCCGTGACACGACGTGTAAACGATGATTTTTGTCAGGTCGTGTTTATGACAAATATGGTAAATACATGGAATGGGTACCCGAGATGGCGGAAGCATACGAGAAAAGAGCGGAATGCTTCGAAcaccaatttaccaaatacAGTGTAGTAGACAATAAAACGGGGAATATCCAAATGAAGGTAACCACATTAGGCTAATAATTTATGCGCAGTTTGAAATATAACTTAAACTCGAATAACAACTTTTAACTGTTAGATGCACGAACAAGTGAACCACCTTGTAATAAATTAAGAACGTagttgaaattggaaaaatagtaTCATTTatctttatgaaaatattttgcaacaaaATATACTTGCAATAAAGAACattatatgtaatttaaaaatttattaaatttaattatagaatGATTTATAAGTGTATGAAATGTCTCAGGATTACGGAATACGAACGCAAGGTGAAAATATTGCGGATACACTAGGGTTGCAAGCTGCATTCAAGGCTTATCTACGAAGACAACGAGCATGTAAAGAAGTTGACCCCGTGTTGCCAGGATTAGAAGATTTCACTAACGAACAACTTTTGTTCATATCCTTCGCTAGCGTAAGTTCATTTTCCGCTTTTCTAATTTGATTTAACTAATGAGGACAACCATGCAGTTCAGACAGGAAGGATACAACTagctaataaataattaactttactatgtaaaaaaataagaagaatatttacatttacagATATGGTGTCAGAACATGTCACCGGGTATGTTACAATTTAGGATACAAAAGGATCCTCATAGTTTGGGCTCGCTAAGAGTGATTGGTTCTGTGTCGAATTCCGAAGACTTTGCTAAAGTTTTCAAGTGTCCAGAAGGTAGTCCTATGAACCCGAAGAAGAAATGTAGCATATGGAAATGAGAATACCCACATCGAATGCTGATATTTTTAACGCTAATTAAAATCGCAtttatgaaatacaaattactaTAGCTCTGTATCGTTTATGTATGAGTATCAAATGCATAATTCAATtaagaaattgttttatttaatccGATTCCTTACTTCATCCCCATGTATAATATTacaagtaatattaataaatttgatgttTCGATATGATGCTAGGAATATTTTTATCTGGATACACTTTGAAAAATACTGTAAACTGAGTTTTGTTGAAATCGCTCTTATAAATCATCCGATCTATCCACAATTTATAGAAGATGGAAAGAAAAAATAGAATTAAAGGAAGATTGTATTTCGGTTACACGTTCGGCTACTAGTGGGCATAATTTCAGAGgttggtagctggggtgatactgaacaattttttcctGTACCAAAATATTGACTGAAGtatagtttttgaattattaacactGATCAATTAGAGCGCGATAATAGCACGCGTTCGGACGCAAGAGTGATAGCTTCGAGCCTGACGACTGAGCGTGATCGTGAACAAATATGTTTTCATCGTGACCGATCACGACTTCACAAGTCGAAGTTTACTTCTGCAAATTTTCATCGTTTGCAAGtcaaaatttgtaacaattcgTTATCTTTCCGTCAGATACTATCAGAACATCCAATGAATCAAAATAAGAGAAGGTGATACATAAACGTAAAGTCGTAAATACTTAAGATAAAAAATACTAAGCATAAAGTAAATATACTTTATCACAAAGTTATAACAAAGATACCATCATTATAAATAACTGACAATATATGTTCTCTGCATATAGTatcgaaaatgtaaaaattgtggTACATCCACAAATATCATTAATTAACAGGATATTTTTCCTTATTATATAAagtgttaaaaaaaatatatttagataCCTCACTATTCTAAATTACCTACAGTATTCCAAATATGCTTTTTAAGAGTGGACCACCTTGTACATGTATGCGAATTCCTTTATACATCAAGCTTAACAATTGCACCGATTTTGCTGAAGCATAACgtcaaacaatattttatttaaacctaGCAGTGGCATTTGTTTTAAGCCTAGTGgcatttgataaataaaaattccataaaaaataaaataaaatgatgaagtaccataaaaaaaaatattatttgattttACCAAATCAGCCCTTTTCATTCAGTACTTCATTCAGCACAGAAACCTACCTACTTCCTACTTCTGTAGGAAGCATACCTACCACCTACACTCCCAACTAATTGCATCTAATTATCAGCTATCTCCAAGAATTATTAATGAACGTAATCATTCACACCAAACGGaaacaaattctaaataaaGTTCCTGGATGCGATATTGAGACATTGCATCTGCAGAATCACAAGGGCAGAGGATGCACATCTATCTAATTTCAAGCCAGGAACTTTATGTCGTAACATCTTATCGGGTCATATCGCGCACAGTTTCAGGGTTACCTCGATTTCACGGGTATAAAATTGACAGCCATCGATTTTCCTGCCACATTGTGTGGCATAGAAAAGTGGCTGGCACGTTAGAAGTCCGACTTCTATTTTCACGAAGTGCGGCTTCATCATGTTACGACTTCTGGTTTTGTAAGTAAACATTTATGTTGAAACGAAGCAACTACATAATTTATCGAATATTATAGATTATCAaagataatttatcaaattaattttgtgCTTTCAGAGCGTCTTTAGGCGCTGTTATAAGCGCTAGCTTTTTACCTCATCATTTACTGGGGTACCCTCGCAGTCTGCAAAGTTTATTTGGCGCCAAACGCGAAGCGGCTGTTGAGAAAAAGGAACGAGAAGTATGCAACAATACGGAGTGTAGAACAATCGGTAAGCATATGTTTATTCGAAAATACTGCTCGTTGCAACTTTTGCACGTTATGCTAACTTTGATGCTTTCGAAATATCCACCCCTTTAAAAACTAAACAAATCTGGAACAGACCATGAATGCACATAACTTGTTATGTAACCAATCAAAATTTAATACCTACATTATTGTTCACTATTAAATGTTTTCATCGAGTTtgattttacgaattttttcaaatatgtgaAGCAGATTTTTCAGATATGCGATTTTAAGAACtttattaaaatgatttttGCAGCAAATTTATTGAAGGATAGTATGGACGAGACCGTAGACCCATGTGACGATTTTTACGAGTTTGCATGTGGGAAATGGTCAAAGGGTAATCCTCTTCCTGAGAATAAAACCGAGTGGAGTTTATGGGCTATGGTTTCGGATAAGATTGAGAATCAGGTTCTGTGTATGTATAACCTTTTAATCAGTCATTAATTTGCTTCTGAAAGAAGTTAcatctttgaattttttattgtttgcagCGATCATTGAGGCTAAGCCGAAACCCAGTGATCTTTTCGCCGTGAAGCTTGCTAAAAAGTGGTACGAAAGTTGTATGGACACAGGTATATGAACatcattaattatttgaaagtaATCGATAATCTTAAGATATTTACgctgatattattaaaattgaaataatttttattttcaattgatcgagcatttatatttaattcaatGCCATTCGCTGAAAGATTTATCGAACTTACATTTTAGCTTTTTAACGTTAATGCAAATCACATTCATTTTTATTGAGAAAGAAAAACAATGTAATATGTTTTGACTACAGAAATGATTGAAAAAAGAGGAGCGGAACCAATAATATCCACTTTGTGGAGACACGGAGGATGGCCACTGATTATGGAGGAAGGCGAATGGGATGATCGCATATATCACTGGCAAATAGTCGACgaccattttgctcgtttgtTAGGATTTAACTCGTTTCATGACGTATATTACAGGAGTCTCACATACGGAGGCAACGAAACGATATTGGTAATTTAATCGAATTTAATATCATATTAGTACAAGCTTAATAACTTGCACTTTTCATGAGTCTAACTCGCAGTCATACTTCgtatgttttaatattgtagctgtgattagttctgactgacctgACAAATCATAATGTAAGGGGTTATTGTCACGAAGATTAACTGAATGTTTCAATAGGACTAAAGTTGATTCAGCATCTAACAATTTTCTTTCTATGAAATTTGCTAAACGAACGGCTTACCTCGAGTCCTCGTTTCGCCTCGATTAACGCGTATTCGCCATATTTCGAGAACAAACGTGGACGCATCTGACCAAAAATCGATCAACCGCTCACATTTCTTCACTTTCGTTACGAATTATTGGGAAAGATTTAAAACGAGAGAAATtacatctttaaatttattttgtttaacttAAGCCTATCAGAGTGGTCAAATGACAGTTTAAGTTTAACCCCTTGCGCTACTTCGACGAGTCTTACTCGTGACTCGTACTTCGtgttcaattttactcgaattaatactcttcaatttggagttcgagtccaattatttgcatagattgataccaaattgacgtaacatttcaactttctttatcttaatattgtaactgtgattagttttgactgacccgacaaataaatcatagtgtaagaagttaaatttgaagaatatataattaatgaataatttcaataatatgcATCAGTATGGCtatttgtatgatggtaatagTAAACGATTTaagtgaatattatttttaaacctgAGAATAAATCGAccatttattttatcaatttcttcaTAAATCTATCAGAATCCCGAACCGGCTCACTGTTTCACGTTGCATGTTCTTGCGATGTTCCAGATCGAAACAGCTCCTTTACCACTCGGTCTACGGAAAGTATTAGATGTCAATGCTGCACTTGACGATAACGACAGTATTGATGAAAAGAACGAAAGCGGAGAAGGTAGCCAGGAAGCGGGAAGCGAGGAAAGGGGTAAAGAACAACAAaagaagaaagaggaagaagaaaacgaagaagaaaacaAGGAAAGTGAAAACGAAGAAAGTGAAAATGAAGAAGGTGAAAACGAAGTATCTATAAAAAGCAGACGCGTGATCAAAAGAAAAAATCACAAACGACTTGGTCATGGCAGACACGTCTACAAAAAGGGAACGAAGAAAAGGACAAGAAGGGatatagaaaagaaaattgtGCATCGATTATTGCATCAGTTGAAGAAGGCGAACAAAGGAAAATCGAAGCATCACCTATCTATCAGTAAATCGCACGTGAAAAAGCAGAATCACGAAAGCAAGAAGAAACTGCATGGAAAGATGACAAAGGGAAAGAAACGCCTGGGCCACGGTAAGAAGAATAACAAAGCGATGAAGAAACACGTTCacgaaaataatttgaagaaaaagttGAACGTTCATAATAATCACGCGCAGAAGAAGATTAATCACAGGGTTCATCATGTTgcgaataaaatgaaattagcaAACCAGAAAAAATTAATGGGTAACGGCACGGAAGATACTGACAATGACATGGATAACGATATCGAGAATGATGAAAAAGTGGACAAGGATGACGAGACCAAAAATAATGGCAAAGAGGAGAATACTGAGAATGAAGAGTCCAATGATGATGCGGATAATGACGTGGATAAGAACGACGACGAGGAAGAtgaagaaaacgaagaagatAACAAGGATGACGCAGAAGACGAAAACGATGAAAACAAGGATGACGATGCAGAAGAAAACGATGAAAACAAGGATGACGATGCAGAAGAAAACGATGAAGATAAAAATGATAACGAAGAGGACGAAGATGAAACCAATGACGAAGAAAATGAAGATAAGGATGAAGAAGAAACTGAGGAGTCTGAAGAGGAAGTTGACTTAGAAGAACTGAGAGCGGAATACAAGGAATTTATGCTGAATGTTTCGTTAATACTTTCCAAGGCCAGAGGAATAGAAATACCGAAGGAAACATTGATGAAAGATATCGACGAGCTGTtagaattttcgattaaaattggAGAAGTAAATAAATTCCTTTATTGTACGATAGtggaaaatattgaattatagtGACTGAATACCTTTTTCAGCTTTCACTCAAAGACGAGGAACCTGTGAACATGACGCTTCGTGAATTTCAGGAGGAATATGACACCTTGAAATCTACTACGCGCAATGGCAAGGTAGGATGTTCTAGCGGAGCTTGTGATTTTGGTATATTAATGTTCTGTTTGGTTATGTTGATGACTGGATAGGGAACTTGCATACAATATCGGACAGGATAATCTAGATTTGTTAACGTAATTAGATGttgattagaaatttagaaatttggaaatatttttgagTGGTGAAATTTTGAGGTGGTGAAAAGatggtaaaatttttaaatgttgaaaaattcaaatgGTGGAATCTTCAAGTGTTGGAATCTTTAAATCTGCATGTGTTAAagccttcaaatcttcaaatgtgaaagtcttcaaattttcaaatgttcaaatcctcaaatctccaaatcctcaaatgtccaaatcctcaaacctccaaattctcaaatctctaaatcctcaaatctccaaatcctcaaatcctcaaatcctcaaatcctcaaatccttaaatacccaaatcttcaaatctctacatcctcaaacctccaaattctcaaatctctaaatcctcaaatctccaaatcctcaaatctccaaatcctcaaatctccaaatcctcaaatctccaaatcctcaaatctccaaatcctcaaatctccaaatcctcaaatcctcaaatcctcaaatccccaaatcttcaaatcctcaaatcctcaaatcctcaaatatccaaatcttcaaatctctacatcctcaaacctctaaatcttcaaatctccaaatcctcaagcctccaaattctcaaatctccaaatcctcaaatcctcaaatcctcaaatctctacatcctcaaatttccaaacaatgTATTAACTACAAACTATCAaagcaaaatataaaaacaatattaaaaacgTTTAGATAAACTGGGTGAAGAAAGTGCAAAAGTTATTCGCCGAGGCAGGAGTGGACATAGAAGACGACGTAAATATTGCGATATCGAATCCCAAATATATCAAAGAAATTCATACGCTATTAGATAAAACTCCTAGTAGAACTATCGGTGAgtttaagtttgcaaattattatactGTTTGAGTTGTATGGAATTGGACAACAATTGCACACATTTGTTACAGTCAATTATATTCACTGGATGTTCATTAGTACGGCAATAATGGCTGGCCCACGAGAACTTAGATCACTGGCTGAGAATTGGCTTGGAAGACGCATGCATTTTTCATCGAGGTAAAATTGAATGAACCTAATTACACAACATCTAAACAGTCTAATTTcagcaaattaattttaaattactttaattTGATAAATGAAAACCATACATTtctttagttaaaaaatattacttaacaatattcaaaatttcaatagaCCACATTTTTATGTCACAAGAATTTACAACAAACGAAAATTGCTCCAAATCATTAACGCACTGTGTTATTAATATCTCGTACTCGTAAAGGGAGAACATAAGAGTATCTAATAATTTTACAAGAACTCTTTAACATTTTCTTTTGCTTCTGTAGAAAGTCAGAGTGCATACAAATGGTGGATTTAAATGACATCGTAGCCTACGAATATGTGCAACAGTATTTCTCAGAGGAGACAGCGAAAACGGTAAGGATGACACGTTACGTCTTGTTATCAtgacagaaatattttcaaatgatcATTTAAAAGAGATCTCTTAACAACGCGCATTGTTTCACGTTAAAGGCTCGAGATATGATCGATGACATTCAAAAGGAGGTCGAATATCAGATCAAGGAATCGACGTGGATGAACGACGACACCAAACATTTCATTTTAGATAAATTGGTGAACATGAAGAATCTTGTTGGTTATCCAAGCTGGTATAAAAATACCACGATGGTGAAAGCATACTTCCAAGGGGTAACTTTACTTTCACTCgctaatttccaaacttattGTTCCGAGCTGAAAcagattaaatttttatttaactaaatatttaaatacgattaatttaactgcaattaaaatttatacgaAATGTTATTTTTAAGAAAGCTCAGATTTAAAAGATCGagtttaattcaatatttttgtctGACTTTGTTTAtctattatacaaaaatttgtttatgagGCTTACGGTGGAAAGTgagttaaaatattacaatcaatgAATTTTGTGATGTTTACAGCTCACAATCGGACCGTCGTACTACGAGAACGTGTTAAATTATGTCAGACATAAGAAATGGAGAAACTTACGTCAGATTTTGGAGCCGATAGACACATCGATGTAAGATTTTTAATGACAATCCTGTAACTCAGCccgaataaatattttcaatacgtAATTGTTTACAGCGAATATTTGGATCCCTTGATGCTGAACGCATTCTTCATGCCTACAGAAAATTCTATTTGTacgtataatcatttttatatatctgtctttcaattttattacggTGACACGCGTAATTACCTGACAGTATGacaagtaatattatttatttaattcaagAGTTTTTCCAAACACAGACTTTAATCACAGTATTCAAGgtgttaataatatcataatcCGATTTCTATGCAGCTATAACAGCGGCTGATTTTCAAAGTCCATTCTTCGCTCTAAATCGACCATGGTAAGTAATTAACTGTTACAGAAAATTATTTCGTTATTGACAATGAAATTTTGTCCATAGGGCtgtcaattttggaattatcGGTCTCGTCATGGGTCACGAAGTGAATCATGGATTCGACGATGAAGGTAATTATTTCCATTCCAACTTTATACCAAGGCAATGAAGTTATAGTATCTTCAAGATACAATGAACGAGTAATGAATTGATTGATGATAGGTCATCTTTACGATCACGGAGGAAACTTAATGGAATGGTTGTCCGCAATGGCTGATGCTTATAATCAAAGAGCAGAATGTTTCGTCGATCAATTTAACCGATATAGTATCATTCAAGGGGAAAATTATACGATCGAggtaaatattttagtttagaGACGCAAAATATTTTCGCGGAAAATGTCGCAAAAATATTGAtcgattaattaaataaatttcgaattatttaccaatatttaaaattaagaagAATGAAATTATTGTTTTCAGTAAAGTgaattatattatcattatattATAGAGTGAATTATTAATGTATGTTAACTATGTTAACATTGAATGTTACAGAACTATGGCAATCAAACAGCAGGCGAAAATATCGCTGATACAATGGGTATGCTAGCTGTGTTCAGAGCTTACAAACGACGACAACGGGAATGCGGAAATCCTGATCCAGCTTTACCGGGATTAGAAAAGTTCAACAACGACCAAATTTTCTTCTTGTCGTTTGCCAACGTGAGTATCTGCGATGCTTTTGCAAATTACAAATAGTTCGGTTAGTAATTTAAAGTATTTAACTGCTCAaaacaatttggaatttggggatttggaaattaaaaaatttggaacttgctaatttaagaatttgacaacTTTACACCAAATCAATAGTTCCAATAGACAAATCAGTAGTACCTGTAGGTATTTTGTATTGACTGAAGGCCAATCTGACATATTAGGAACCCACATGATAATAGACTGAATCAAGTTGTCTCTTACTGACGGTTTTTCTTTTACAGTTATGGTGCGAAACCATAGATCGAGAATCTTTGATACTCAGCGCCAAATACGACGTTCACAGCCCAGGACGTTTGCGAGTAATTGGTTCGGTATCGAATTCAGAAGACTTCGCTAAAGCTTTCAATTGCCCGGTTAATAGTCCTATGAATCCTAAAAAGAAGTGCAACATATGGGTGTAATTCAAATAATATCGAAACTTCGAATATTTCCACGTTTCTACTCACCGTTTGAACATTGATATTCTACTAGGTAACAAAATATAGTACACtatttgcaaattatatttttttaattatttcaatgaaatccttcaataatttctcaaatatcctaCCCTTATACTTACAccatattgtatatttattaaacaaatatattttatattttctgtcAAAGATTAACATCATTTaactataatttttcaaattttaaaaaataatatacaattataattatccaTCATCGAGAAGTCAAGATTTGGAACATTTCTTTATGGTACAACAGTTACTATTTTAAATACCACTTTGTGGTATGTTTATTTGTAACTATGTtggttattaaatattaaaaatattctaatatgATTGATTTCATGATTACATCACGATCAAGTTCAGAAGTTGAAACGccgataaattttacaaataaagttATGACAGTGAACAATTCTGAATGCAAAATAATTCTTAGCATGATATAAAATACCttagtataaatataaaatataaaatataaaatataaaatataaaatataaaatataaaatataaaatataaaatataaaatataaaatataaaatataaaatataaaatataaaatataaaatataaattatcaaatatcaaatatcaaatatcaaatatcaaatatcaaatatcaaatatcaaatatcaaatatcaaatatcaaatatcaaatatcaaatataaaatatcaaatataaaatataaaatataaaatataaaatataaaatataaaatataaaatataaaatataaaataagtaacACCTTAAcagtataaaattaacaaaataattagcTATCCAAGTAATATCCAAAACTATCAAATAATAAGATTAAACATTTAAAGCTTTGATTCTTGTCATTGAGGATATCGGTAAGTCCTCTTTCAACGTTATTCTGTATAAAGCAATTAATTTAACCTTCCATCTTTTAGGATTCCCCGTTTTTATATACCTTTCCATAAGTTTTACTTTTTATCGAGTTCTGCCTTGAACTCCATATTACAAGAAAGAAGAAGGATTTTACATTGGCCTCGAGGTAGCAGCCGACGCTAGACGCTTTGATGAGAGACGATCACGAGCGATCGCGCAAACAAAATGAACTATAATTCTTGATTTATACACGTTAACGGCGGCTAACGTAATTTCACCGGCTT
Above is a window of Megachile rotundata isolate GNS110a chromosome 1, iyMegRotu1, whole genome shotgun sequence DNA encoding:
- the LOC100876813 gene encoding uncharacterized protein LOC100876813, with translation MLRLLVLASLGAVISASFLPHHLLGYPRSLQSLFGAKREAAVEKKEREVCNNTECRTIANLLKDSMDETVDPCDDFYEFACGKWSKGNPLPENKTEWSLWAMVSDKIENQVLSIIEAKPKPSDLFAVKLAKKWYESCMDTEMIEKRGAEPIISTLWRHGGWPLIMEEGEWDDRIYHWQIVDDHFARLLGFNSFHDVYYRSLTYGGNETILIETAPLPLGLRKVLDVNAALDDNDSIDEKNESGEGSQEAGSEERGKEQQKKKEEEENEEENKESENEESENEEGENEVSIKSRRVIKRKNHKRLGHGRHVYKKGTKKRTRRDIEKKIVHRLLHQLKKANKGKSKHHLSISKSHVKKQNHESKKKLHGKMTKGKKRLGHGKKNNKAMKKHVHENNLKKKLNVHNNHAQKKINHRVHHVANKMKLANQKKLMGNGTEDTDNDMDNDIENDEKVDKDDETKNNGKEENTENEESNDDADNDVDKNDDEEDEENEEDNKDDAEDENDENKDDDAEENDENKDDDAEENDEDKNDNEEDEDETNDEENEDKDEEETEESEEEVDLEELRAEYKEFMLNVSLILSKARGIEIPKETLMKDIDELLEFSIKIGELSLKDEEPVNMTLREFQEEYDTLKSTTRNGKINWVKKVQKLFAEAGVDIEDDVNIAISNPKYIKEIHTLLDKTPSRTIVNYIHWMFISTAIMAGPRELRSLAENWLGRRMHFSSRKSECIQMVDLNDIVAYEYVQQYFSEETAKTARDMIDDIQKEVEYQIKESTWMNDDTKHFILDKLVNMKNLVGYPSWYKNTTMVKAYFQGLTIGPSYYENVLNYVRHKKWRNLRQILEPIDTSIEYLDPLMLNAFFMPTENSISITAADFQSPFFALNRPWAVNFGIIGLVMGHEVNHGFDDEGHLYDHGGNLMEWLSAMADAYNQRAECFVDQFNRYSIIQGENYTIENYGNQTAGENIADTMGMLAVFRAYKRRQRECGNPDPALPGLEKFNNDQIFFLSFANLWCETIDRESLILSAKYDVHSPGRLRVIGSVSNSEDFAKAFNCPVNSPMNPKKKCNIWV